A genomic window from Blastococcus saxobsidens DD2 includes:
- a CDS encoding CpaF family protein yields MNRLEAARGRTAPEPSSPADDVSQLPAEPAAPVPAPRPVKPVPRPAAPAPAAAPVDALARLKDRVAKALFERMGARMSDPSLAEDQLRTLVLRELDEVIEAEKIPLSAEERGRLTSELADDVLGFGPLQRLLDDATVTEIMCNGPESIYVEQSGRLVRTPSRFANEEHLRRVIDRIVSRVGRRIDESSPLVDARLADGSRVNAIIPPLAFSGSTLTIRKFAKDPFKVDDLIGFGTLSPEMAELLEACVEARLNVIVSGGTGTGKTTLLNVLSSFIPDDERIVTIEDAVELQLQQEHVVRLESRPPNIEGKGAITIRDLVRNSLRMRPDRIVVGECRGGESLDMLQAMNTGHDGSLSTVHANSPRDAIARLETLVLMAGMDLPLRAIREQIASAVDVVVQLSRLRDGTRRVTHVTEVQGMEGETVTLQDAFLFDYSAGVDPATGRFLGKPVPTGVRPRFTDRFTDMGITLSPRVFGAPEPAPAARRSWG; encoded by the coding sequence ATGAACCGCCTCGAGGCCGCCCGCGGCCGTACCGCCCCGGAGCCGTCCTCCCCGGCCGACGATGTGTCCCAGCTCCCCGCCGAGCCGGCCGCCCCGGTGCCCGCGCCGCGGCCGGTCAAGCCGGTCCCGCGTCCGGCCGCCCCGGCCCCCGCCGCTGCGCCGGTGGATGCGTTGGCGCGGTTGAAGGATCGGGTGGCGAAGGCGTTGTTCGAGCGGATGGGTGCTCGGATGAGTGATCCGTCGCTGGCCGAGGACCAGTTGCGCACGCTGGTGCTGCGGGAGCTGGATGAGGTGATCGAGGCGGAGAAGATCCCGTTGTCGGCCGAGGAGCGGGGCCGGCTGACCTCGGAGCTGGCCGATGACGTGCTGGGGTTCGGGCCGCTGCAGCGGCTGCTGGACGATGCCACGGTCACCGAGATCATGTGCAATGGGCCGGAGTCCATCTATGTGGAGCAGTCCGGGCGGCTGGTGCGCACGCCGTCGCGGTTCGCCAACGAGGAGCACCTGCGCCGGGTGATCGACCGGATCGTCTCCCGGGTGGGACGCCGCATCGATGAATCGTCGCCGCTGGTGGACGCCCGGTTGGCGGACGGGTCCCGGGTGAACGCGATCATCCCGCCGCTGGCCTTCAGTGGTTCGACGTTGACGATCCGCAAGTTCGCCAAGGACCCGTTCAAGGTCGACGACCTGATCGGCTTCGGCACGCTGAGCCCGGAGATGGCCGAGCTGCTGGAGGCCTGTGTCGAGGCGCGGCTCAACGTGATCGTCTCCGGTGGTACCGGTACGGGTAAGACGACGCTGCTCAACGTGCTGTCGTCCTTCATCCCCGATGACGAGCGGATCGTCACCATCGAGGACGCGGTGGAGCTGCAGCTGCAGCAGGAGCACGTGGTGCGGCTGGAGTCCCGCCCGCCGAACATCGAGGGCAAGGGTGCGATCACCATCCGCGACCTGGTGCGCAACTCGCTGCGTATGCGGCCGGACCGGATCGTGGTGGGGGAGTGCCGTGGCGGTGAGTCGCTGGACATGCTGCAGGCGATGAACACCGGCCACGACGGGTCGCTCTCGACGGTGCACGCCAACTCCCCCCGCGATGCGATCGCCCGCCTGGAGACCCTGGTGCTGATGGCCGGCATGGACCTGCCGCTGCGCGCGATCCGGGAGCAGATCGCCTCCGCCGTCGACGTCGTCGTCCAGCTCAGCCGGCTGCGCGACGGCACCCGCCGGGTCACCCACGTCACCGAGGTCCAGGGCATGGAAGGGGAGACCGTCACCCTGCAGGACGCGTTCCTGTTCGACTACTCCGCCGGCGTCGACCCCGCCACCGGCCGCTTCCTGGGCAAGCCCGTGCCCACTGGCGTCCGCCCCCGCTTCACCGACCGCTTCACCGACATGGGCATCACGCTGTCCCCCCGTGTCTTCGGGGCGCCCGAGCCCGCTCCCGCGGCCCGACGGAGCTGGGGGTGA
- a CDS encoding type II secretion system F family protein — translation MSSMLLLTGLAAVSGGVFLVAVAVLPAGPPRVPLSRVDPTAAPPTSALSGVGSAAGSAVGKVLHRRGWAVTGAVALERAGVAMALPDFVLAVGLVAALAAVVGSLVGGLVLGLLLPVVVLLGTRVLVRLRAGRRQAAFADQLDDSLQLMASSLRAGHSILRAMDSVATEAAAPTSEEFSRIINETRVGRDLADALDEVAGRMGSEDFTWVAQAIAIQREVGGNLAEVLDAVGHTIRERNAIRRQVKALSAEGKLSAIVLMALPFGIIAFISMTNPGYLSAFTESWIGYAMLAVAAGMMLVGGLWLKKTVAIRF, via the coding sequence ATGTCGTCGATGCTGCTGCTCACGGGCCTGGCGGCCGTCTCCGGCGGTGTCTTCCTCGTCGCCGTCGCGGTGCTGCCGGCCGGGCCGCCGCGGGTGCCGTTGAGCCGGGTCGACCCGACGGCCGCACCGCCCACCTCGGCGCTGTCCGGGGTGGGTTCGGCCGCCGGCTCCGCGGTCGGGAAGGTGCTCCACCGGCGCGGCTGGGCGGTCACCGGTGCAGTGGCGCTCGAGCGGGCCGGCGTCGCCATGGCGCTGCCGGACTTCGTCCTGGCCGTCGGGCTGGTGGCCGCTCTCGCCGCGGTGGTGGGCTCGCTGGTCGGCGGGCTGGTGCTCGGGCTGCTGCTGCCGGTCGTGGTCCTGCTGGGTACCCGGGTGCTGGTGCGCCTGCGGGCCGGCCGCCGGCAGGCCGCGTTCGCCGACCAGCTGGACGACTCGCTGCAGCTGATGGCCAGCAGCCTGCGGGCCGGGCACAGCATCCTGCGGGCGATGGACTCGGTCGCGACCGAGGCCGCAGCGCCGACGTCGGAGGAGTTCTCGCGGATCATCAACGAGACCCGCGTGGGCCGGGACCTCGCCGACGCCCTGGACGAGGTCGCCGGGCGGATGGGCAGCGAGGACTTCACCTGGGTCGCCCAGGCCATCGCCATCCAGCGCGAGGTCGGCGGCAACCTGGCCGAGGTTCTCGACGCCGTTGGCCACACCATCCGCGAACGCAACGCCATCCGCCGCCAGGTCAAGGCGCTCTCCGCCGAGGGCAAGCTCTCGGCGATCGTGCTCATGGCCCTGCCCTTCGGGATCATCGCGTTCATCTCGATGACCAACCCGGGCTACCTCTCGGCGTTCACCGAGAGCTGGATCGGCTACGCGATGCTCGCCGTGGCGGCCGGAATGATGCTGGTCGGGGGCCTGTGGCTCAAGAAGACCGTGGCGATCCGGTTCTGA
- a CDS encoding type II secretion system F family protein, which produces MLTSSMPGPVLAAVAAVALGVPILGWACLPRSGTVAQQAQANLSRGLDLPGGAGPRSGRVGPGPAARLVGYLTPRGTIDRLNRLAATAGRPADWPVAKLVAAKLLLAMVAGALSLMVFSAGPSLLTGLMGGTVTLVAYFVPELLLYSRGQERQQAIGLELADTLDQMTIAVEAGLGFESAMARAAKNGKGPLAEELTRTLQDIAVGQPRRDAYLAMAERTGVQDLRRFIRAVVQADAYGVSIADVLRTQAQEMRLKRRQRAEEKAMQIPVKVIFPLILCILPTLFIVLLGPAVMDIVAAFSD; this is translated from the coding sequence GTGCTGACGTCCTCCATGCCTGGCCCTGTCCTGGCCGCCGTCGCCGCGGTCGCCCTCGGCGTGCCGATCCTGGGCTGGGCCTGCCTGCCGCGCTCGGGGACGGTGGCGCAGCAGGCGCAGGCCAACCTGTCGCGCGGCCTGGACCTGCCCGGCGGTGCCGGGCCGCGGAGCGGCCGGGTCGGACCCGGGCCGGCCGCCCGCCTCGTCGGCTACCTGACCCCACGCGGGACGATCGACCGGCTTAACCGACTGGCCGCGACCGCCGGGCGCCCGGCCGACTGGCCGGTGGCCAAGCTGGTGGCGGCGAAGCTGCTCCTGGCGATGGTCGCCGGCGCGTTGAGCCTGATGGTGTTCAGCGCGGGACCGAGCCTGCTCACCGGGCTGATGGGTGGAACGGTCACGCTGGTCGCGTACTTCGTGCCCGAGCTGCTGCTGTACAGCCGGGGTCAGGAGCGCCAGCAGGCGATCGGCCTGGAGCTCGCCGACACCCTGGACCAGATGACGATCGCGGTGGAGGCCGGCCTCGGCTTCGAGTCGGCCATGGCGCGGGCCGCCAAGAACGGCAAGGGCCCGCTCGCCGAGGAGCTGACCCGCACGCTGCAGGACATCGCCGTCGGCCAGCCGCGCCGGGACGCCTACCTGGCGATGGCCGAGCGCACCGGCGTGCAGGATCTGCGCCGGTTCATCCGCGCCGTCGTGCAGGCCGATGCCTACGGCGTCTCGATCGCCGACGTGCTGCGCACCCAGGCGCAGGAGATGCGGCTCAAGCGACGGCAACGCGCCGAGGAGAAGGCGATGCAGATCCCGGTCAAGGTGATCTTCCCGCTGATCCTGTGCATCCTGCCGACGCTGTTCATCGTGCTGCTCGGCCCCGCGGTCATGGACATCGTGGCGGCGTTCAGCGACTGA
- a CDS encoding HTTM domain-containing protein, with amino-acid sequence MRLTEVRTDPRPIAAARAGLGVVTVANSVEGFVLLREVAGGKLGLPVHALIPAPTSPLVHVYLVVAVVAGLALTVGWRTATAASVTTALNVGVLLWDQQTYSSHRLLATLLVAYLVFAESDRAWSLSPRGGLAPWWPQLLMMTQLSVCYFFAAVSKISVVFLSGAPLSLWVWAPLPWWMFTLMAVGTVAVELFLAFALWRRSTARAAAALGVLLHLSIVVLLEDQTLPLAAFALTCLCLYGLFLHRPEIPVSRLAQPGRSTAGRVPVSRDDF; translated from the coding sequence ATGCGACTGACCGAGGTTCGGACCGACCCGCGGCCCATTGCGGCCGCTCGCGCGGGTCTGGGCGTCGTCACCGTCGCCAACAGCGTCGAGGGGTTCGTCCTGCTGCGCGAGGTGGCCGGAGGGAAGCTCGGGTTGCCGGTCCATGCGCTGATCCCGGCGCCGACGTCACCGCTCGTGCACGTCTACCTGGTCGTGGCTGTCGTCGCGGGCCTCGCCCTGACCGTGGGCTGGCGGACCGCCACGGCGGCCAGCGTGACCACGGCTCTGAACGTCGGCGTGCTCCTCTGGGACCAGCAGACCTACAGCAGCCACCGCCTGCTGGCCACCCTCCTGGTCGCCTACCTGGTATTCGCCGAGTCGGACAGAGCGTGGTCGCTGTCTCCTCGCGGTGGTCTCGCGCCCTGGTGGCCGCAACTGCTCATGATGACGCAGTTGTCGGTCTGCTACTTCTTCGCCGCTGTGAGCAAGATCAGCGTCGTCTTCCTGTCCGGAGCTCCGCTGTCGCTCTGGGTGTGGGCCCCGTTGCCGTGGTGGATGTTCACCCTGATGGCGGTCGGCACCGTGGCCGTGGAGCTGTTCCTGGCATTCGCTCTCTGGCGTCGCTCGACGGCGCGAGCAGCCGCCGCGCTCGGGGTGCTGCTGCACCTCTCCATCGTGGTGCTGCTGGAGGATCAGACGCTCCCGTTGGCGGCCTTCGCGCTCACCTGCCTGTGCCTGTACGGACTCTTCCTCCACCGCCCGGAGATCCCGGTATCGCGCCTGGCGCAGCCCGGCCGAAGCACCGCCGGCCGCGTGCCGGTCAGCCGCGACGACTTCTAA
- a CDS encoding Flp family type IVb pilin codes for MLNVYAAIATLTSFVEGRLNRDEKGATAVEYGLLVALIAAVIIATVVTLGDQIQEAFQTVVDELPAATT; via the coding sequence ATGCTCAACGTCTACGCCGCCATCGCCACCCTGACCTCCTTCGTCGAGGGCCGCCTGAACCGCGACGAGAAGGGCGCCACCGCCGTCGAGTACGGCCTGCTCGTGGCCCTGATCGCCGCCGTGATCATCGCCACGGTGGTCACCCTCGGTGACCAGATCCAGGAGGCCTTCCAGACCGTGGTCGACGAGCTGCCCGCCGCTACCACCTGA
- a CDS encoding TadE/TadG family type IV pilus assembly protein, translated as MVPLLAVLVLGAAEFGRAFQTQATLAAAAREGARSFALGNDDATVNGVVVDASASLDEALIATSTEKDADNCIVRVDYPMSFLITGFFGTTIDLSATGVMRCDG; from the coding sequence GTGGTGCCGCTGCTGGCCGTGCTGGTGCTCGGCGCAGCCGAGTTCGGCCGGGCGTTCCAGACGCAGGCCACGCTTGCAGCCGCAGCCCGCGAAGGTGCGCGGTCCTTCGCCCTCGGAAACGACGACGCCACGGTGAACGGCGTGGTCGTCGACGCAAGCGCGTCCCTCGATGAGGCGCTCATCGCCACTTCCACCGAGAAGGACGCGGACAACTGCATCGTCCGCGTCGACTACCCCATGTCGTTCCTCATCACCGGCTTCTTCGGCACCACGATCGACCTATCGGCCACGGGAGTTATGCGATGCGACGGTTGA
- a CDS encoding TadE/TadG family type IV pilus assembly protein: MRRLSFRSRSHDERGATAVLVALLMVPLIGFAALAVDIAAVYSERQQLQNGADAAALAIAHDCAKGLPNCSAYQVTADDLTTANYDEAGSVQGAATVDLDLAAQEVTVTNPGTQGHWFAPVLGEDSTTVSASATVQWGNPGSGTAVLPLAFSKCAFDAVTGGGAPTGDMPVTVTLPKKADDGCTGSSGNPMPGAFAWLLTDPDVCRATTDIDETVASDPGNSVPDECTNEYFQNLLGKTVLLPIYEDVSGTGAGAEYTISGYAAFTITGYDFASKYTSSPAPDCGGPGSSGRCIAGFFTEYVDSSGEFTPDPAAPDLGATTVRLIA, translated from the coding sequence ATGCGACGGTTGAGCTTCCGCAGCAGGTCCCACGACGAGCGCGGTGCCACCGCGGTCCTGGTGGCCCTGCTCATGGTCCCGCTGATCGGCTTCGCGGCCCTCGCGGTCGACATCGCCGCCGTCTACTCCGAGCGCCAGCAGTTGCAGAACGGCGCCGACGCCGCCGCGCTGGCCATTGCCCATGACTGCGCCAAAGGTCTGCCTAACTGCAGTGCGTACCAAGTCACCGCCGATGATTTGACCACCGCCAACTACGACGAGGCCGGCTCCGTCCAGGGCGCCGCCACGGTGGACCTCGACCTGGCCGCTCAGGAGGTCACGGTCACCAACCCGGGCACGCAGGGCCACTGGTTCGCCCCGGTTCTCGGCGAGGACTCGACGACCGTGAGCGCCAGCGCCACCGTGCAGTGGGGCAACCCCGGCAGCGGCACCGCCGTCCTTCCCCTGGCCTTCTCCAAGTGCGCCTTTGACGCTGTGACCGGCGGAGGGGCGCCCACGGGAGACATGCCCGTGACCGTGACCCTGCCGAAGAAGGCCGACGACGGGTGCACCGGCTCCTCCGGCAATCCCATGCCGGGCGCCTTCGCTTGGTTGCTCACCGACCCGGACGTCTGCCGGGCCACCACCGACATCGACGAGACGGTCGCTTCGGACCCGGGCAACAGCGTCCCCGACGAGTGCACCAACGAGTACTTCCAGAACCTGCTGGGGAAGACCGTCCTCCTGCCCATCTACGAGGACGTCTCGGGAACCGGCGCCGGGGCCGAGTACACCATCAGCGGCTACGCCGCCTTCACGATCACCGGCTACGACTTCGCCAGCAAGTACACGAGCAGCCCGGCGCCCGACTGCGGCGGCCCCGGGAGCAGCGGCCGGTGCATCGCCGGCTTCTTCACCGAGTACGTCGACTCGTCCGGCGAGTTCACGCCCGATCCGGCCGCGCCGGACCTCGGTGCGACGACCGTCCGGCTCATCGCCTGA
- the cpaB gene encoding Flp pilus assembly protein CpaB yields the protein MNRRIIAALAALALAIVGTVVLVSYVRGADARALKGVETTAVLVVTRPITEGTPAGELADSVRLEQVPNKVLAAGTVNDLTDLGERVATVDLQPGEQVLASRFADESSLLPAGIVEPEPGDSEVSVLLEPQRAVGGRLAAGDEIGVYISMDLEANIDEDPEDEQIGTTHATLHGVLVTQVQGAPARTAPGNAETASTGTAAPSGSVMVTLALPAREAEQVVFAMEHGSVWLTLEPEGADTSGTRIVTQNDVYGDAVLGRVSAGGVDE from the coding sequence GTGAACCGCCGAATCATCGCCGCTCTCGCGGCGTTGGCGCTGGCAATCGTGGGCACCGTCGTGCTGGTGTCCTACGTGCGCGGCGCCGACGCCCGGGCGCTGAAGGGCGTCGAGACGACCGCCGTCCTCGTCGTCACCCGTCCGATCACCGAGGGGACGCCGGCCGGCGAGCTGGCGGACTCCGTCCGGCTCGAGCAGGTGCCCAACAAGGTGCTCGCCGCCGGCACGGTCAACGACCTGACCGACCTCGGTGAGCGCGTGGCCACCGTGGACCTGCAGCCGGGGGAGCAGGTGCTGGCCAGCCGCTTCGCCGACGAGTCAAGCCTGCTGCCCGCCGGCATCGTCGAGCCGGAGCCCGGTGACTCCGAGGTCAGCGTGCTGCTAGAGCCGCAGCGCGCGGTGGGCGGCCGCCTGGCCGCCGGCGACGAGATCGGCGTCTACATCTCCATGGACCTCGAGGCCAACATCGACGAGGACCCCGAGGACGAGCAGATCGGCACCACGCACGCCACCCTGCACGGCGTCCTCGTCACCCAGGTGCAGGGTGCCCCCGCACGGACGGCGCCCGGCAATGCCGAGACCGCCTCGACCGGGACCGCCGCTCCGTCGGGGAGCGTGATGGTCACCCTTGCGCTGCCCGCACGAGAAGCAGAGCAGGTGGTGTTCGCCATGGAACACGGCAGCGTTTGGCTCACCCTGGAGCCCGAGGGTGCGGACACCTCCGGCACCCGGATTGTCACGCAGAACGACGTGTACGGCGACGCGGTTCTCGGCCGGGTCTCCGCGGGGGGTGTCGACGAGTGA
- a CDS encoding AAA family ATPase: MSGVVLAGGTPDLAARLQAVHPQVEVLPPGRLPTEPLRLFELLHGDLPEVVVLGPAAPLADILELAGRLDAAWHGVAVVLAAAPPAAALPDLMRAGVRELVAPDAEAAELAAAVGRAGEAALARRQALRPVTAGPTAPGRVVAVVSPKGGVGKTTVATNLAVGLAAAAPQSTVVVDLDVQFGDVATALGLAPEYTLPDAVSARASEDSMVLKTFLTQHASGLFAVCGSDSPAAGDAVTGEDVSRLLASMARQFRYVVVDTAPGLSDQTLAAIDRATDVVLLSSMDVPGVRGLRKEIDVLTEFGLMPAGRHVVLNLAEPKSGLARADVERALGTPVDVVLPRSATVPASTNAGVPLLLGDARRDPATREMRRLLERFVPAPVVPRGRGWTRQRKAS, from the coding sequence GTGAGCGGCGTCGTCCTCGCCGGCGGGACACCGGACCTCGCCGCCCGCCTGCAGGCCGTCCACCCCCAGGTGGAGGTTCTGCCTCCGGGCCGGCTGCCCACCGAGCCGCTGCGGCTCTTCGAGCTGCTGCACGGCGACCTGCCCGAGGTCGTCGTCCTCGGCCCGGCCGCGCCGCTGGCCGACATCCTCGAGCTCGCCGGCCGGCTGGACGCCGCATGGCACGGCGTGGCGGTGGTGCTGGCCGCGGCGCCGCCCGCGGCCGCGCTGCCGGACCTCATGCGTGCCGGGGTTCGTGAGCTGGTGGCGCCGGACGCCGAGGCAGCGGAGCTGGCCGCAGCCGTCGGTCGGGCCGGGGAAGCCGCCCTGGCCCGCCGGCAGGCCCTGCGCCCGGTCACCGCCGGCCCGACGGCGCCCGGCCGGGTCGTCGCCGTGGTCTCACCCAAGGGCGGGGTCGGCAAGACGACGGTCGCGACCAACCTCGCGGTCGGCCTGGCCGCCGCCGCGCCGCAGTCCACCGTGGTGGTCGACCTGGACGTGCAGTTCGGCGACGTGGCCACCGCACTCGGCCTCGCGCCGGAGTACACGCTGCCCGATGCGGTGTCCGCGCGGGCCAGCGAGGACTCCATGGTCCTCAAGACCTTCCTCACCCAGCACGCGAGCGGGCTGTTCGCCGTCTGCGGATCGGACTCCCCGGCCGCCGGCGACGCCGTCACGGGCGAGGACGTCAGCCGGTTGCTGGCCTCCATGGCCCGGCAGTTCCGCTACGTGGTGGTCGACACCGCGCCGGGCCTGTCCGACCAGACGCTGGCCGCCATCGACCGCGCCACCGACGTCGTCCTGCTGAGCAGCATGGACGTCCCGGGCGTCCGCGGGCTGCGCAAGGAGATCGACGTCCTCACCGAGTTCGGGCTGATGCCGGCCGGGCGGCACGTGGTTCTGAACCTGGCCGAGCCGAAGAGCGGGCTGGCCCGGGCCGACGTCGAGCGGGCCCTGGGCACCCCGGTCGACGTGGTGCTGCCGCGCTCGGCCACGGTGCCAGCGTCGACCAACGCCGGCGTGCCGCTGCTGCTCGGCGACGCCCGGCGGGACCCGGCGACCCGGGAGATGCGCCGGCTGCTCGAACGCTTCGTGCCCGCGCCCGTGGTTCCCCGCGGGCGGGGCTGGACGCGCCAGCGGAAGGCCTCCTGA
- a CDS encoding CpaF family protein, translated as MGLAERLQAARVADTASPAAPAEKPAPVPAPRVVPRPSAAAAPATDALTRLKDRVAGALFERMGARLNDPSLSEEQLRVVVLAELDDVVEEERVPLSTEERARLTAELADDVLGFGPLQRLLDDPTVTEIMCNGPEMIYVERSGRLERAPARFASEDHLRRVIDRIVSKVGRRIDESSPLVDARLADGSRVNAIIPPLAFSGSTLTIRKFAKDPFTVEDLIGFGTLSPEMVELLHACVEARLNIIVSGGTGTGKTTLLNVLSSFIPEGERIVTIEDAVELQLRQEHQVRLESRPPNIEGKGAITIRDLVRNSLRMRPDRIVVGEVRGGESLDMLQAMNTGHEGSLSTVHANTPRDAISRLETLVLMAGMDLPLRAIREQIASAVDVVVHLTRLRDGTRRVTHVTEVQGMEGETVTLQDAFLFDYSAGVDPATGRFLGRPVPTGVRPRFTDRFDELGIRVSPALFGMPAGAVVGSWR; from the coding sequence ATGGGCCTCGCCGAGCGGCTCCAGGCCGCCCGGGTCGCCGACACCGCGTCCCCGGCCGCCCCCGCGGAGAAGCCCGCTCCGGTGCCGGCACCGCGCGTGGTGCCGCGCCCGAGCGCAGCGGCCGCGCCGGCCACCGACGCGCTGACCCGGCTGAAGGACCGGGTCGCCGGCGCGCTGTTCGAGCGCATGGGTGCCCGGCTCAACGACCCCTCCCTCTCGGAGGAGCAGCTGCGGGTCGTCGTCCTCGCGGAACTTGACGACGTCGTCGAGGAGGAGCGGGTTCCGCTCAGCACCGAGGAACGGGCGCGGCTGACCGCCGAGCTGGCCGACGACGTGCTCGGGTTCGGGCCGCTCCAGCGGCTCCTGGACGACCCCACCGTCACCGAGATCATGTGCAACGGCCCGGAGATGATCTACGTCGAGCGCTCCGGCCGGCTGGAGCGGGCGCCCGCGCGATTCGCCTCCGAGGACCACCTGCGCCGGGTGATCGACCGGATCGTGTCGAAGGTGGGCCGCCGGATCGACGAGTCGAGCCCGCTGGTCGACGCCCGGCTGGCCGACGGCTCCCGCGTGAACGCGATCATCCCGCCGCTGGCCTTCAGCGGGTCGACGCTCACCATCCGGAAGTTCGCCAAGGACCCGTTCACCGTCGAGGACCTGATCGGTTTCGGCACCTTGTCGCCGGAGATGGTGGAGCTGCTGCACGCCTGCGTCGAGGCGCGGCTGAACATCATCGTCTCGGGCGGCACCGGCACCGGGAAGACGACGCTGCTCAACGTGCTCTCGTCGTTCATCCCCGAGGGCGAGCGGATCGTCACGATCGAGGACGCCGTCGAGCTCCAGCTGCGGCAGGAGCACCAGGTGCGCCTGGAGTCCCGGCCGCCGAACATCGAGGGCAAGGGCGCGATCACCATCCGCGACCTGGTGCGCAACTCCCTCCGCATGCGGCCGGACCGGATCGTCGTCGGAGAGGTCCGCGGTGGCGAGTCGCTGGACATGCTGCAGGCGATGAACACCGGTCACGAGGGCTCGCTGTCGACGGTGCACGCCAACACGCCGCGGGACGCGATCTCGCGCCTGGAGACCCTGGTGCTGATGGCCGGCATGGACCTGCCGCTGCGGGCGATCCGGGAGCAGATCGCCTCCGCCGTCGACGTCGTGGTGCACCTGACCCGGCTGCGCGACGGCACCCGCCGGGTCACCCACGTCACCGAGGTGCAGGGCATGGAGGGCGAGACCGTCACCCTCCAGGACGCCTTCCTCTTCGACTACTCCGCCGGCGTGGATCCCGCCACGGGCCGCTTCCTCGGCCGGCCGGTGCCCACCGGGGTGCGGCCGCGCTTCACCGACCGCTTCGACGAACTCGGCATCCGGGTCTCACCCGCGTTGTTCGGCATGCCGGCCGGCGCGGTCGTCGGGAGCTGGCGATGA
- a CDS encoding type II secretion system F family protein, with translation MSGTLALLLGAGAATGALLLAVVALVPPAARVPLARLDPSVPPAPTLLTRMTDQAQGGVEQVLVRRGWVSGVAGALAAAGVRFGAAEFGLLVAAGSIVAGAVGLLLANLVVALLFAVVVPVLARVLLGVLAGRRRAAFADQFSDSLQLMASSLRAGHSLLRAIDSVATEAPAPTSEEFARIVNETRVGRDLDTALREVADRMGSEDFAWVAQAIAIQRTVGGNLAEVLDTVGHTIRERNAIRRQVKALSAEGRLSAYVLMALPIGLFLFLMAIRPEYMGRLTQTPIGWAMLGGAVLLLTGGGFWLRQTVRITF, from the coding sequence ATGAGCGGCACCCTCGCCCTGCTGCTCGGCGCGGGCGCGGCGACGGGCGCGCTCCTGCTCGCCGTGGTGGCCCTCGTGCCGCCGGCCGCGCGGGTGCCGCTGGCGCGGCTTGACCCCAGCGTTCCACCGGCGCCGACCCTGCTCACCAGGATGACCGACCAGGCCCAGGGCGGTGTCGAGCAGGTCCTCGTCCGGCGGGGATGGGTGTCCGGCGTGGCCGGCGCACTCGCTGCGGCCGGCGTGCGGTTCGGCGCGGCGGAGTTCGGCCTCCTGGTCGCCGCCGGCAGCATCGTCGCCGGGGCGGTGGGCCTGCTGCTGGCGAACCTGGTGGTGGCGCTGCTGTTCGCCGTCGTCGTCCCGGTGCTCGCCCGGGTCCTGCTGGGCGTGCTGGCCGGCCGGCGCCGGGCCGCGTTCGCCGATCAGTTCAGCGACTCGCTGCAGCTGATGGCCAGCAGCCTGCGTGCCGGGCACAGCCTGCTGCGGGCGATCGACTCGGTCGCCACCGAGGCCCCGGCACCGACCTCGGAGGAGTTCGCCCGGATCGTCAACGAGACCCGCGTGGGCCGCGATCTCGACACCGCGCTGCGCGAGGTCGCCGACCGGATGGGCAGCGAGGACTTCGCCTGGGTGGCCCAGGCCATTGCCATCCAGCGGACCGTCGGCGGCAACCTCGCCGAGGTACTCGACACGGTGGGCCACACCATCCGGGAGCGGAACGCGATCCGCCGCCAGGTGAAGGCGCTGTCGGCCGAGGGCCGGCTCTCCGCGTACGTGCTCATGGCCCTGCCGATCGGCCTCTTCCTCTTCCTGATGGCCATCCGGCCCGAGTACATGGGCCGGCTGACCCAGACGCCGATCGGCTGGGCGATGCTCGGCGGCGCTGTCCTGCTGCTCACCGGCGGCGGCTTCTGGTTGCGCCAGACCGTGCGCATCACCTTCTGA